One part of the Haliotis asinina isolate JCU_RB_2024 chromosome 2, JCU_Hal_asi_v2, whole genome shotgun sequence genome encodes these proteins:
- the LOC137272398 gene encoding lysosomal thioesterase PPT2-A-like, protein MQTVSMMKLEVLVCVLMMLTLVSGYKHVVFMHGILAGPSEFDKFAQQIKIDHPGTNTTQINAFVDAYSLEPMWNQVEKIQIIFSQIMADNPDGIHLVCFSQGGLVCRGLLSILQHNVDTFIGLSCPLAGQYGDTDYLKYLFPKYVKSNIYRYFYTDMGQKWSVANYWYDPHHQDEYRKFSDFLAILNNDTFNGQSQTFKENFSRLKKMVLVGGPDDGVITPWQSSHFGMYNGSEVVLPMQEQRWYINDSFGLRTLYERKAITVFTYGGIPHIKWHSNMDIYKKSVEPFLT, encoded by the exons ATGCAAACTGTTTCCATGATGAAGCTGgaggtgttggtgtgtgtgttgatgatgCTGACACTGGTGTCAGGATACAAACATGTTGTCTTTATGCATGGCATTTTGGCTGGACCATCCGAATTTGACAAGTTTGCACAGCAGATCAAAATT GATCACCCTGGTACCAATACAACACAGATTAATGCATTTGTGGACGCGTACAGTCTGGAACCAATGTGGAACCAGGTGGAGAAGATTCAAATCATCTTCTCTCAGATCATGGCCGACAACCCTGATGGCATCCATCTTGTCTGCTTCTCTCAGG GTGGCTTGGTGTGTCGTGGTTTGCTGTCCATCTTGCAACACAATGTGGACACCTTCATCGGTCTCAGCTGCCCCTTGGCTGGTCAGTATGGAG ACACCGACTACCTTAAGTACCTTTTCCCAAAATATGTCAAGTCAAATATTTACAG ATATTTCTACACTGACATGGGGCAAAAATGGTCTGTTGCAAATTATTGGTATG ATCCACATCATCAAGATGAATACCGCAAGTTCTCCGACTTTCTGGCCATCCTCAACAATGACACTTTTAATGGACAAAGTCAAA CTTTCAAGGAGAACTTCTCTCGTTTGAAGAAGATGGTTCTTGTTGGGGGTCCAGATGATGGTGTTATTACCCCCTGGCAATCTAG TCATTTTGGAATGTACAACGGCAGTGAGGTGGTTCTCCCAATGCAAGAACAGAGG TGGTATATAAACGACAGCTTTGGGCTGCGCACACTGTACGAACGGAAGGCAATTACAGTCTTCACCTACGGTGGAATTCCTCATATCAAATGGCACTCCAACATGGATATCTACAAAAAGAGTGTTGAACCATTCCTCACATAG